The following proteins are co-located in the Noviherbaspirillum sp. UKPF54 genome:
- a CDS encoding NAD(P)-dependent oxidoreductase: MKIIITGATGYIGSRLTNFAMNAGMDVVSMSRHAPSGERISWIKYDLTDNKIADLPIDAVAVIHLATNTFAHHHEEFNELRSAKLLIQAANKIGAKFLFVSSQTAYPNAPTTYGRTKWRIEQEVMAAGGTVVRPGQVYGGEAQGLFGTLVGVVRRIPILPAFYPVVTVQPIHVDDLAIALLRIAQLEGGGGGIVSLGSSEPIPFTHFLSAIARHRVRRRRWFVPVPVPLIKFAGMLCGRRLSERLGFDRLTSLFNLPRMDTADDLKRFGVPMRSLDAGMHPSGDIRRRQLVQEGWILMHYLLKERPDGGLLRRYMRAVERTRTNQGLIFPDCFLKFPVLVALFDETSYLSSSEGAELAWRLDAATLLVEATPRGALRFLGLGQRAGMLIGVARICRAIAAEVFWRALRLVGLLFFRRYKNGVESR, translated from the coding sequence ATGAAGATAATAATTACTGGGGCCACTGGCTATATTGGATCACGTCTCACGAATTTCGCAATGAACGCTGGCATGGACGTGGTCTCCATGTCTCGGCATGCACCTAGTGGGGAACGTATTTCATGGATTAAATACGATCTGACGGACAACAAGATTGCAGATTTGCCGATTGATGCGGTCGCAGTAATACATTTGGCGACAAATACATTCGCACATCATCATGAAGAATTCAATGAATTGCGATCGGCAAAATTATTGATTCAAGCAGCCAATAAGATTGGTGCAAAATTCCTGTTTGTATCGAGCCAGACTGCCTATCCCAATGCACCAACAACGTATGGCAGGACAAAATGGCGAATTGAGCAGGAGGTGATGGCCGCTGGCGGAACGGTGGTGAGGCCTGGCCAAGTTTACGGTGGGGAGGCGCAAGGATTGTTTGGCACCTTGGTTGGGGTTGTGCGCAGGATTCCAATTCTCCCTGCATTTTATCCGGTCGTAACAGTACAGCCTATCCATGTCGACGATCTCGCAATAGCCTTACTGCGCATTGCTCAATTAGAGGGGGGGGGCGGAGGTATTGTTTCCCTTGGCTCATCAGAGCCAATTCCCTTTACCCACTTCTTGTCCGCTATAGCCCGACACCGAGTACGGCGCAGACGATGGTTCGTTCCTGTGCCTGTTCCTTTAATTAAATTCGCTGGGATGCTTTGTGGAAGGAGATTGAGCGAGCGGCTGGGTTTTGATCGGTTAACGTCGCTTTTTAACCTGCCCAGAATGGATACTGCCGATGATCTAAAGCGATTCGGAGTTCCGATGAGATCTTTAGACGCTGGAATGCATCCAAGCGGCGATATCAGACGTCGCCAATTGGTACAAGAAGGATGGATTCTTATGCATTACCTGTTGAAGGAGCGTCCTGATGGCGGACTCTTGCGCCGGTACATGCGTGCAGTGGAACGTACTCGAACAAATCAGGGGTTGATTTTCCCCGATTGTTTTTTGAAGTTTCCAGTCCTGGTGGCGTTGTTTGATGAAACTAGCTATCTATCTTCAAGTGAGGGAGCTGAGCTGGCTTGGCGGTTGGATGCAGCGACACTTTTGGTGGAGGCAACGCCGAGAGGAGCATTGCGCTTTCTTGGGCTTGGACAAAGAGCCGGTATGTTGATTGGCGTCGCACGCATATGCAGAGCCATTGCTGCCGAAGTGTTCTGGCGAGCTTTGCGACTTGTCGGTCTACTATTCTTTAGGCGTTATAAAAACGGTGTCGAGAGTCGTTAA